From Segatella copri, the proteins below share one genomic window:
- a CDS encoding penicillin-binding protein has product MSSKFDHKKVMPRYSAIAIIMTIFAIAVVGKALYIMTAKHDYWMKVAERQKKDSVTVKPNRGNILSCTGQLMASSLPEFKVFMDFKALKDAENDSLWDAKQDSICLCLHQIFPNLSESDFKKHLTEGRAKMSRHWPVYPKRVDYNTFTEIKDIPVFRLKPYQSGFHWEEYNARTRTYGSLAGRTIGAMYGAKDTARFGLELSYDSILRGTNGIVHRRKVRNKFLDITDTPPIDGADIMTTIDVSIQDLAERSLIDELKEINANVGVAIVMDVPTGDIKAIVNMEKCFDGEYREIHNHAVSDLLEPGSVFKPASILVALDDGVVDTTCHVETGGGIWPMYGREMKDHNWRKGGYGMLTLAQTLWYSSNIGVSRIIDDHYRNNPEKFVKGIYRTGLHDDLKIPLVGATPARIRMPHRNKNGQYDNWAKTSLPWMSIGYETQIPPISTLTFYNTIANNGKMMRPRFVSKVMKNGETIMEFPPEVMRQQIAKEKSIKELQTILEQVVSVGLGKKAGSPNFKVAGKTGTAQISKGAGGYKSGGTSYLISFAGYFPADAPRYSCIVCIQKSGLPASGGTMCGKVFHEISEGIMAQSLKVDVKDARDSASVFVPDVKAGNILAANYVLSHLGIKTNANWSGSYADGNPIWGKAERVGNHSIKLIREKQYGKTIVPDVTGMGARDAIYNMESRGIKTQITGRGKVVKQSLMPGTVIKKGAVCSIVLE; this is encoded by the coding sequence ATGAGCAGCAAATTTGATCATAAGAAAGTAATGCCCCGCTACAGCGCCATCGCCATCATCATGACGATTTTCGCCATAGCCGTAGTGGGTAAAGCGCTCTATATCATGACCGCCAAGCATGATTACTGGATGAAGGTGGCAGAACGGCAGAAGAAGGATTCCGTGACCGTAAAGCCAAACCGAGGCAACATCTTGAGCTGCACAGGACAGCTGATGGCAAGTTCGCTGCCGGAGTTTAAGGTTTTCATGGACTTCAAGGCGCTGAAAGATGCAGAAAACGACTCGCTGTGGGATGCCAAGCAAGACTCCATCTGTCTTTGCCTGCACCAGATATTTCCGAATCTGAGCGAGTCTGATTTCAAGAAGCACCTCACCGAAGGTCGCGCCAAGATGAGCCGCCACTGGCCGGTTTATCCGAAGCGTGTAGACTATAACACCTTCACCGAGATAAAGGACATCCCTGTATTCCGCCTGAAACCCTACCAGAGCGGTTTCCACTGGGAAGAATATAATGCCCGAACCAGAACTTACGGTTCGCTGGCAGGCCGTACCATCGGAGCCATGTATGGCGCCAAGGATACCGCCCGCTTCGGTCTGGAGCTGAGTTACGACTCCATCCTGCGAGGCACCAACGGTATCGTGCATCGCCGCAAGGTGCGCAACAAGTTCCTCGACATTACCGATACCCCTCCTATTGACGGAGCCGACATCATGACCACCATCGATGTGAGCATACAAGACCTTGCCGAACGCTCACTCATCGACGAGCTGAAGGAAATCAACGCCAATGTGGGTGTAGCCATCGTGATGGATGTACCTACGGGCGACATTAAGGCCATCGTAAACATGGAGAAATGTTTCGATGGAGAATACAGAGAAATCCACAACCATGCCGTGAGCGACCTTCTGGAGCCGGGTTCGGTATTTAAGCCAGCCTCTATCCTCGTAGCGCTGGACGACGGAGTGGTAGACACGACCTGTCACGTAGAAACCGGTGGCGGTATATGGCCGATGTACGGCAGAGAAATGAAAGACCACAACTGGCGAAAAGGCGGATACGGAATGCTGACCCTCGCACAGACCCTGTGGTACAGTTCGAACATCGGTGTGAGTCGCATCATAGACGACCATTACCGCAACAACCCGGAGAAATTCGTAAAGGGTATCTACCGTACCGGTCTGCACGACGACCTGAAGATTCCGCTGGTGGGAGCAACGCCAGCCAGAATCCGCATGCCGCACAGAAACAAGAACGGGCAGTATGACAACTGGGCAAAGACCAGTTTGCCATGGATGAGTATCGGATATGAGACCCAGATACCGCCTATCTCTACCCTCACCTTCTACAACACCATCGCCAACAACGGCAAGATGATGCGACCAAGATTCGTGAGCAAGGTAATGAAGAACGGAGAAACCATCATGGAATTTCCTCCTGAAGTGATGCGCCAGCAGATAGCCAAGGAGAAGAGCATCAAGGAACTGCAAACCATCCTGGAACAGGTGGTAAGCGTGGGACTGGGAAAGAAAGCCGGTTCGCCTAACTTCAAAGTGGCAGGAAAGACCGGTACAGCCCAGATTTCAAAAGGTGCCGGTGGATATAAGAGTGGCGGAACCAGCTATCTCATCAGTTTCGCAGGCTACTTCCCTGCCGATGCGCCACGCTACAGCTGTATCGTCTGCATACAGAAATCCGGTTTGCCTGCTTCGGGCGGTACGATGTGCGGTAAGGTGTTCCATGAGATTTCAGAAGGCATCATGGCGCAGAGTCTGAAAGTTGACGTAAAGGACGCCCGCGACTCAGCATCCGTCTTCGTTCCTGACGTAAAGGCAGGCAATATCCTTGCTGCCAACTATGTGCTCAGCCACCTCGGCATCAAGACCAATGCCAACTGGAGTGGCAGCTATGCCGACGGCAACCCTATCTGGGGCAAGGCAGAGCGCGTGGGTAACCACAGCATCAAGCTCATCAGGGAGAAGCAATACGGCAAGACAATCGTACCCGACGTTACCGGAATGGGAGCCCGAGACGCTATCTACAATATGGAGAGCCGGGGCATCAAGACCCAGATTACAGGTAGAGGAAAGGTAGTAAAGCAGAGTCTGATGCCGGGAACGGTCATCAAGAAAGGTGCCGTATGCAGCATTGTGCTCGAATAA
- a CDS encoding FtsL-like putative cell division protein, protein MINDKDINISEKPIAEEKAQASQEPPKQKTPQQEPQQQEAPQASLKEVIAKQAIEEEASGSSSFTLRKILGGDILTAQIIRRQIWLVILIVFFVIIYISNRYNIQNDIIELDKLQKELQDTKYKALSTSSQITEKSRESNVLDMLKNNKDSVLHIATQPPYIINVPEE, encoded by the coding sequence ATGATAAACGATAAAGACATAAACATCAGCGAGAAGCCTATAGCCGAAGAAAAGGCACAGGCATCACAGGAACCGCCGAAGCAGAAAACTCCGCAGCAGGAGCCACAGCAGCAGGAGGCACCACAGGCTTCGCTCAAGGAAGTGATTGCCAAGCAAGCCATAGAGGAAGAGGCTTCAGGATCATCGAGCTTTACGCTGCGAAAGATTCTGGGTGGAGACATTCTTACCGCACAAATCATACGCCGGCAGATATGGCTCGTTATCCTCATCGTGTTTTTTGTCATTATCTACATATCCAACCGATACAATATCCAGAACGATATCATCGAGTTGGACAAACTGCAGAAAGAACTGCAAGACACCAAATACAAAGCGCTGTCTACAAGCAGCCAGATAACAGAGAAGAGTCGTGAAAGTAATGTGCTCGACATGCTGAAAAACAACAAAGACAGCGTGCTGCACATCGCTACCCAACCTCCATACATCATAAACGTACCCGAAGAATGA
- the rsmH gene encoding 16S rRNA (cytosine(1402)-N(4))-methyltransferase RsmH, translating to MIKTAETYHVPVLLKESVDGLNIQPGGIYVDVTFGGGGHSREILSRLTEGAHLYSFDQDADAERNVVANENFTFVCSNFRFLKNWMRYYGVDGLDGLLADLGVSSHHFDDETRGFSFRFDSPLDMRMNKRAGKTAADIVNEYDEGALADIFYLYGELKNSRRIASALVKARAEKPILTTKDFMAAVEPLFKREREKKDMAKLFQALRIEVNHEMDALKEMLRSATELLKPGGRLSVITYHSLEDRIVKNMMKAGNAEGKIEQDFFGRIETPFKLVNNKVIVPDADEQERNPRSRSAKLRIAEKK from the coding sequence ATGATAAAGACAGCAGAAACATATCACGTACCGGTGCTCCTCAAGGAGAGCGTTGACGGGTTGAACATACAGCCAGGAGGCATCTATGTAGACGTAACCTTCGGTGGCGGCGGACATTCCAGAGAGATTCTGTCGCGCCTGACGGAGGGAGCGCACCTGTACAGCTTCGACCAGGATGCCGATGCAGAGCGCAACGTGGTGGCAAACGAGAACTTCACCTTCGTATGCTCCAACTTCAGATTCCTGAAAAACTGGATGCGTTACTACGGGGTAGACGGACTCGACGGACTGTTAGCCGACCTGGGCGTATCGAGCCATCACTTTGATGACGAGACCCGCGGTTTCTCCTTCCGTTTCGACTCCCCACTCGACATGCGCATGAACAAACGTGCGGGCAAGACTGCTGCCGACATCGTAAACGAATATGACGAAGGTGCCCTTGCCGACATCTTCTACCTATACGGTGAGCTGAAGAACTCGCGCCGCATCGCCTCGGCACTCGTCAAGGCAAGAGCCGAGAAGCCCATCCTCACCACCAAAGACTTCATGGCAGCCGTAGAGCCCCTCTTCAAGCGGGAACGCGAGAAGAAAGACATGGCAAAGCTCTTCCAGGCGCTGCGCATAGAAGTGAACCACGAGATGGACGCCCTGAAAGAGATGCTCCGCTCAGCCACGGAACTTCTGAAACCGGGAGGAAGGCTCAGCGTCATCACCTATCACTCGCTGGAAGACAGAATCGTAAAGAACATGATGAAAGCGGGCAATGCAGAAGGCAAGATAGAGCAGGACTTCTTCGGAAGAATAGAAACCCCTTTCAAACTCGTGAACAACAAGGTAATCGTTCCCGATGCCGACGAGCAGGAAAGAAACCCTAGGAGCAGAAGCGCCAAACTAAGAATAGCAGAAAAGAAATGA
- a CDS encoding glycerol acyltransferase yields the protein MSESIEKTIDIDKILKSKMGSKVKFVPRFLVSWLKKIIHEDEVNRFLWESRGLSGTEWLTECVRYLKMDVEIVGLENLPDKNDGKLYTFVSNHPLGGQDGVCLGSIIGKHYDGKFRYLVNDLLLNLPGLKPVSIGINKTGRQSRDFPRMVEAGFKSDNHMLMFPAGLNSRKRKDGTIHDLPWKKTFISKSVEYQRDVVPIHFGGRNSERFYRIARFSDKYLPFNLAMLFLVDEMYRNVGKHFRISIGKPIPWQTFDKSKSATEWAQYVEDRVYEL from the coding sequence ATGAGTGAATCAATAGAGAAAACGATAGACATAGATAAGATTCTTAAGAGCAAGATGGGAAGCAAGGTGAAATTCGTACCGCGCTTCCTGGTTTCCTGGCTCAAGAAGATTATTCACGAGGACGAGGTGAACAGGTTCTTGTGGGAGAGCCGTGGCCTTTCGGGTACTGAATGGCTCACCGAATGTGTGCGCTATCTGAAGATGGATGTTGAAATCGTAGGCTTGGAAAACCTGCCTGACAAGAACGACGGCAAACTCTATACCTTTGTTTCCAATCATCCTCTGGGCGGACAGGACGGCGTATGTCTCGGTTCCATTATCGGCAAGCACTATGATGGCAAGTTCCGCTATCTGGTGAATGATCTTCTGCTCAACTTGCCGGGTTTGAAACCTGTAAGTATCGGCATCAACAAGACGGGGCGCCAGAGTCGCGATTTCCCACGTATGGTGGAGGCGGGCTTCAAGAGTGACAACCACATGCTGATGTTTCCGGCAGGCTTGAACAGCCGCAAGCGCAAGGATGGAACCATCCACGACCTGCCTTGGAAGAAAACGTTTATCTCTAAGAGTGTAGAATATCAGCGCGATGTGGTGCCTATCCATTTCGGAGGGCGCAACTCTGAGCGTTTCTACCGCATCGCCCGATTTAGCGACAAGTATCTGCCGTTCAATCTCGCCATGCTGTTCCTGGTTGACGAGATGTACAGGAATGTGGGCAAGCATTTCCGCATCTCCATCGGCAAACCGATTCCTTGGCAGACTTTTGATAAGAGCAAGTCGGCTACAGAGTGGGCACAGTATGTTGAAGACAGGGTTTATGAACTTTAA
- a CDS encoding GNAT family N-acetyltransferase, with translation MEEEIIQPIDRELLKSELTPDKQLRMTNKSHNEIYIVTANDSPNVLKEIGRLREIAFREAGGGTGKSMDLDEFDFGDNCYKQLIVWNPEADEIIGGYRYLLGKDWLLDEKGQPKLATSHMFHFSDKFLKEYMPYTVELGRSFVSLEYQNVRTNTKSIFALDNLWDGLGALTVLYPEVKYFFGKMTMYPSYIRRGRDMILYFLKKHFDDKENLVIPMKPLKLDTPESDLAAIFTEDDFKADYRILNREVRKLGYNIPPLVNAYMSLSPTMKLFGTAINYGFGDVEETGILIAIDEILEEKRVRHINSFIKEHPEALKITSGANKVIYKEKNI, from the coding sequence ATGGAAGAAGAAATCATCCAACCGATTGACCGTGAGCTCCTGAAGAGCGAGCTTACACCCGACAAACAACTGAGAATGACCAATAAGAGCCATAACGAGATTTACATCGTTACGGCTAATGATTCGCCTAATGTGCTGAAAGAGATTGGTCGACTTCGTGAAATCGCTTTCCGTGAGGCGGGAGGTGGAACGGGCAAATCTATGGATCTTGATGAGTTCGACTTTGGTGACAACTGTTACAAGCAGCTGATTGTCTGGAATCCTGAAGCCGATGAGATTATCGGCGGTTACCGTTATCTCCTGGGTAAGGACTGGCTGCTCGATGAGAAGGGACAGCCTAAGCTGGCAACCAGCCACATGTTCCATTTCTCCGACAAGTTCCTCAAGGAGTATATGCCTTATACCGTAGAGTTGGGCCGTTCCTTCGTTTCGCTCGAATATCAGAATGTGCGTACCAACACCAAGAGCATCTTTGCTCTCGACAATCTCTGGGATGGTTTGGGCGCTTTGACGGTTCTCTATCCGGAAGTAAAATATTTCTTCGGCAAGATGACGATGTATCCGTCTTACATCCGTCGTGGCCGCGACATGATTCTCTATTTTCTCAAGAAGCATTTTGATGACAAGGAGAACCTCGTAATCCCGATGAAACCGCTGAAATTGGATACTCCGGAGAGTGATTTGGCTGCTATCTTTACAGAAGATGACTTCAAGGCTGACTATCGCATCCTGAACCGTGAGGTTCGCAAGTTGGGTTATAATATCCCTCCTCTTGTTAATGCCTACATGAGTCTGAGTCCTACGATGAAGCTTTTCGGTACCGCCATCAACTATGGTTTTGGTGATGTAGAGGAGACTGGTATCCTCATTGCCATCGATGAGATTTTGGAAGAGAAGCGAGTTCGCCACATCAACAGTTTTATTAAGGAACATCCTGAGGCTCTGAAGATTACGAGCGGAGCCAATAAAGTAATTTATAAGGAAAAAAATATCTAA